The following DNA comes from Brassica oleracea var. oleracea cultivar TO1000 chromosome C5, BOL, whole genome shotgun sequence.
CAAGACACTTCTTTTGCGAAGAGGACACGTGGGGGAAGCTAGAGTTGCTGTTAGGTCAGAGAGGCTGATAGTTTCTGTTTTTTTTTTCTAACGACTTGACTTGCAGCTACGTCTCTCTTTTCCGGATTAGAAGAACTATTGGTTTACTTCGGCAAAACTCAATTTTACCGGGTTCTTCTTTAAACCGGCTAATTGCGGTTCGATTCAACTAATTAATGTTTTCCTTTTTGGTTTAGAAGATTAAAATGACGCCGCGAGCTCCCTTTGTTTCGGATTAGACTATTGGTTTACTTCGGAAAAAACGCGGGTTCTTTTTTGAACCGAGTAATTTCGGTTCGATTCAACTAATTAATGATTTTCCTTTTTGGTTTAGAAGATTAAAACGACGCCGTTTCGGGTTAGGGCATAACTGACCAAGGGGGAGACACCGGAAACACACAACAGCGGTTTCATTCTCAAATCTGCCCCCAAGCTTGTTGGTAGAAGGAGAAGAAGATGACATCGGATGATGCTAAAGCTGTGAAGAAAGAGGAGGATGAGGACGACAACAAGAGCTTGGGTTCCTTGGCTAGGAAGAAGCCCTCAAACGCCAACAATGCAGGTTCGTCAGCTTCGAGGAAATTGAAGAAGGACGAGGATGATGATAACAAACCCATTAAGTCGTCTTTATCTGGGTCTCGTCCAAAGCCGGTTAAGAAGAAGGAGATTGATCAAGAAGACGACGACGATGAGAAGCCTCTTTCCAAGAGGAATTCCTCTGTTGTTGGCGTCTCAAAGGTTCCTTCTTTTCTCTTCTCTTTCGCTGTCTGATTATAATTTCTTAGAGATGAGATTTGATGAAGGATTGTGTTGGTGTCTTTAGGAGAAAGAGTTGAAGAAAAAGAAGATGGAGAAAGAGAAAGAGAAAGAAGAAGAAGAGGCAAAGAAGAAGAATACGGTGAAAGAAGAAGGAGAAGTGAAGAAGAAGAAGGAGAAGAAAGTGTATGATTTGCCTGGTCAGAAGAGAGACCAACCTGAGGAGGTGTCTTTTGGACTCCTCCTTTTATTCTGATTTGTGAGATTTGTGGCTAATTCGTTTTAATTTAAAGAACTTGCATTGTTGATTTTTTTTTTGTAATTTCTGCAGAGAGATCCACTTAGGATTTTCTACGAGTCACTTCACAAGCAAGTTCCCACTAGCGAAATGGCTAAGATTTGGTGAGGCCTTTCTATTCATTCCTTTGTGTGCCTATATTGTTCTGCAACCTCGTTATAGTTTTGATAAGATGAGCAATTTCAACTGTATATTGTTTTGGTGTGACTCTGATTATTATTATGTTTGAGTTGAAGACTTGTAGTATTCTGTTTTCGTTTGTTTCTTGTGTGTGGTGGCACTGGTATTAACAGACTAACACTCTTCATATGAAAAGGCGAGTCCTTTCAACAAACCAAGAACAACACAAAGCATTATTATTACATCTCTGATTGGTTGTGGTGTGGGTTCTGTTCATATTTTGCTTGAGATTGCTCTGCTTATTTGAAGACCCTTTTTTTCTTATCTCAGGTTGATGGAGTCAGGGTTGCTTCCAGCTGCAGAGGCAAAGAAAGTTCTTGAGAAGAAATTGCAAAAGACTGGAAAGTTCAGTTCTCCAACAAAATCTGCAGCTTCCACCCCAAGAACGGCTTCTTCTACCCCAAGAAGTACCAGCTCCAAATCTGTAGTGACCGAGAAGAAGGAAGTTAAAAAACCAGCATCTGAAGCTTTGTCAGGCAGAAAGAAAGGAAATGATTCGAAGAAGCGGAAGAAGGATTCTGATTCTGATTCTGATGATGATGATGATGATTTCGTGGCTAGCAGAGTCTCTAATAAGAAGGCAAGAGCCAAGTAGTTGGAAATTTAAAACACTCAGAAATCTCAGTTGTGTGATTTGAAACAATCTAATTGTGTGTTTCAGGACTTAATTTGTTGAACCCCTCGAAATTGAATTCTGTATAAGAGTAATGGCAGAGTTTTGTTTCTAGTCTATTTAACTGGCTCATTCTTCAGGTGTTCTCTTTCACCATTGGTAACTCTAGTTATTTTATCAAAACCTTAATGTGTGTGTTCCTTTGTACACTTTTCTAAACTCTTATTATAAGAGTTGTTGATGATGAACCTTTTATTAAAAATGATTTAACTTGAAGTTGGTTGGATTGTGAAACTTTTGAATATGTGATAAATCTTTTTGCCAACGATGGTTTGTAATGGTATAGGTATATATTGACTCTACAAAGAGAAGACAACACGTAAGCATTGAAATCAGAATTCACATGTAAGTTTGTTTGTTTTGTTGATTAGGTGTTTGGAGAGCTCTTCATACCTACCAGCTTTATAATCTTTCAATACCTTGATAAACCACTTAATATGTTTGCACGTTCATCATGAAATAGTCAATGGTTTGAAATTTCCCTGAACACCTTTAGTATCTAATCAAATAAAAAAAGTTTTGTTCATTAAAACACAGATCAGATTCAACACTGAATCCCTCTACTATAAGTCTATACCAAATCTATTTACTACTTTTCTTCTTCTTTCACAACACTTTCAGAATCGTTCAAGAAATAGAACCAGAAGTAATGGGCCAGGAATGTAGATAACAAAACGAGCCCATTACTTCGAAACGTTGTCGTATCATATGCATATAAATATATAAACCCTAGGCTGTTTTGTTGCTTCATCATCCTTTAAAAGGCCACCTAGTCTTCATTAACAATATCGCCGGTCTGAAACTTGTTCCTCTCGTCTCTCTTTTTTTTTTTTTTTCCTCATAGCTTGATTTTGTTTTATTATTATGTTGCAAAGGAAAATTGATTAGATTTTTTTTTGCTGGAATGTGAAGCATAGTAGAATATTCAGGTGATGAGATTTGATCTAAAATTCTCACGACGGTCGTCTGAGACTATGTGTCGATTGATGTACCGATCGCTCTTCTCTGATGAATATACTTTCTTCATTATCAAATATACTTTTTAGTTTTAATAACCATAAATTTGTTGATTCATATTTATCTTCAGACAAAAGAGGTTCTTGTCCCTTTCGTTTCTGTTTATCTTTGATTGTCATCTTCAGATACATACCAAAAGAGTTTCAGTGGTGATCTCGTATAATTGAAGGAACTTTTGTAGATGTCAATAATAATTGGTAAAAAAAATTCATTGACTACGTTTACGTTTTCTATTCTCTTAAATTAATGGTGTTATGGGATTGTCATGCGAAACGTTGTATCGCCCATCGTTGAATTCGAACGTGACAATGCAAACTATCATATCGGATGAAAATAGTCCGAATCTCACTGAATTGTTATTTCTTTAAAACCTTCTGACCTCTGCAGTAGGATCATATTCTTCAGCTGCTTTATCTAGGCGCGAGTAGTAGTGAAGAAGGCAGTAAAAGCTGTACAGTGTAATGATTTTGATATTATTAATTATTTTTAATTAAAGGAAGGGCAATTGGTGAAGAAGGCTTACGGAAACTAAGCAACTGTTTGGGATTGGGATAAAAAAGATTCAAAAGGGTGATGAAGCTTTGTTTGAATTCATTACAGATAGACTTTTACGTCATTGAAATCAATAGCTGTTTTGTGTTTTATGTTGTTTCATTCAACCCCACATCTTATTCTGTAGTCCCTTGTTGGTTCATTGTGAGCAGATCTAATAGTTTAACAACATAAATTACTCTCGACGCTACCACGGCTTTGATACTCTTCTTCAAACCCCATCTATCAAAACACACAAAAAAAGCGTTTACAAAAAAAAAGCTGTCTTCTACAGGACTATGACTGAAACCAAAAAATAGAAAATGTATATTCTGACCTGAATGGCGCAATATGCACCTGAGCTATGGGAGTTGTTGAAGAAAGACAACACATTTGTTTACATGTGGACCTAATAGGTATGGAGAATAGGTATTGATGACATTATGATCTCATTAGCTTCTAATGACGGTAAAAAGAGAGAGCTAGACTCTAAATCTTGAAACCTCCATGCATTGCCTTTGTGAATGGTCGTTTTGTGTGATGGGTTTAGGTATTGATTGGTTTGATTATAAGAAGCGATTGAAGAAGGCATAGCAATGGAACGTTTATGTCTACTGATTAAAATCCGGTGGTCATGTATAGCGGGTGTAACCTTGGCATCCAAGTTTCTGTAATCTGAATAGAAGTTATGTTTTAGATAATATTATACGAGAGTTTAAAAAAATAGGGATATAACTAAAAATGTGCTCTAATCTTTTACCATTCCATGTTTTGCTCTAATTCAAATGGTACATTGATAGAGAGTTTTTCTCAGTTGACAGCAATCTGTATATTATGGTAGTCTTGGCAGATACAATTTTCTGACTGTGCGATGAAACTTGTTTTTTTTTGGTCAACCGATTATGAGATGAGACTAATATCCTATCCACACATCCTTTTCAAGCAAACCTTTTTTACCATTTGAATTGCCCACAAAATTCACAGGAGTATTTGGTAGTGGGAAGGGGTTTAGTTTTTGTGTCCCATTGGAGAGAGATTAGAAAATATTCAGTTGAAAAAAAAAGAATTGCCCACAAAATTTAGCAAGTTTAAGAGGAATAAGATTGAATAAAATTTGTCAGAAGTGGGATTTGAACCCACGCCCTCTTTCGAAGACCAGAACTTGAGTCTGGCGCCTTAGACCACTCGGCCATCCTAACATCTTTGTTTAAGTAGCATCTAGGATTTAGATAATGAATACACAAATTATTTTGCTTCTGCTAATTATAATATCATGAGTCCAATGATGATAAGTATATACTGTTATGTATGGAAGTTTCGACTACCCTTGAAGTTATGCTAAAATGCAGAAGGGGGATCTGAAGGTTTTCAAGCTTTCAAAAAAGTCGGCTGCGATATGGGCTTCATTGTGAGTAAAATTAAGTTGAAATAGCAAATGAAAATGGATAAACTATCTTTTGAAGGAGGCTTGTGTGTTATGCCCCTTGCTCAATGTTATAACATCAATAAACGTGAAACCAATTACCATTGCACAAAGGCTTTACAATTGAAGAATACAAAGCTTTACCTGACTGAAGAAGAGCTTTGTAGAAAACCGAGCAAAGATCAAAACTACAAAAGAGATGATATAGACTAAGAACTTTGGAAAGAGTAGCATTCAACGGATTTTCTTCTTCATCTTTGTCTCCACCCCATTGGCAGCAGCTTCACAAATCTTGTTCCAGGAACGGTAAGAAATGAGTAAAGGTATCAAGACCCACCATCCATTAGCCCCAATGTAGTAAGAGTAATAGTAGAAAGAGCTTGTCGCAAGACATCCGTAGAGCTGGCCAAGCGAAATCGCAAGCTGAAGCACGTAGCTGTACGACTTCCCCTTAGCAATAGCATATCTTTTCATTATCCAAACAAAAAAAAAATTCAACTACTTTTAGTTAAGTGTGAAGAAATGTTAAC
Coding sequences within:
- the LOC106292607 gene encoding DNA ligase 1-like, yielding MTSDDAKAVKKEEDEDDNKSLGSLARKKPSNANNAGSSASRKLKKDEDDDNKPIKSSLSGSRPKPVKKKEIDQEDDDDEKPLSKRNSSVVGVSKEKELKKKKMEKEKEKEEEEAKKKNTVKEEGEVKKKKEKKVYDLPGQKRDQPEERDPLRIFYESLHKQVPTSEMAKIWLMESGLLPAAEAKKVLEKKLQKTGKFSSPTKSAASTPRTASSTPRSTSSKSVVTEKKEVKKPASEALSGRKKGNDSKKRKKDSDSDSDDDDDDFVASRVSNKKARAK